Proteins co-encoded in one Arachis hypogaea cultivar Tifrunner chromosome 11, arahy.Tifrunner.gnm2.J5K5, whole genome shotgun sequence genomic window:
- the LOC112723271 gene encoding N6-mAMP deaminase isoform X1 encodes MFECCFFLSDTRPWMSSVNGHWPVSSEPTRVYSYSYPTPNEALAVSVSVLRKKKRWSGGCQCQRELARALWDKGLIDFSQVEHVILKNDRSLTEVFKLFDVIRILTTDHMTVTRIANKVVEDFASEKVVYLELRTTPKKNDSQGMSKRSYVEAVLEGIRSVSSVDVALIPYIEDPRNLLDPLHAATNDKCNGNSRKKIFVRLLLSVDRRETTEATMETVKLTLEMRHLGVVGIDLSGNPKVGEWYVNLSRTLA; translated from the exons ATGTTTGAGTGCTGTTTTTTTTTGTCTGATACACGCCCTTGGATGAGTTCAGTGAATGGCCATTGGCCAGTCTCTTCTGAACCAACCAGAGTGTACTCTTACTCTTACCCAACACCCAACGAAGCACTTGCAGTTTCAGTTTCAgtgttgaggaagaagaaaagatggagtgGTGGATGTCAATGCCAAAG AGAACTCGCTAGAGCTTTGTGGGACAAGGGTCTAATAGATTTTTCCCAAGTGGAGCATGTTATCCTTAAAA ATGATCGTTCATTGACTGAGGTGTTCAAGTTGTTTGATGTGATCCGCATTCTTACTACTGATCACATGACTGTTACAAGAATTGCGAATAAA GTTGTTGAAGATTTCGCATCAGAAAAGGTTGTCTATCTCGAATTGAGAACCACCCCAAAG AAAAACGATTCCCAAGGAATGAGCAAACGTTCTTATGTTGAAGCTGTATTGGAAGGGATAAGATCTGTCAGCTCAGTTGATGTGGCTTTAATTCCTTATATTGAGGATCCTAGAAATCTTTTAGATCCTCTGCACGCAGCAACAAATGATAAATGTAATGGAAATAGTAGGAAGAAAATCTTTGTTAGGCTTCTCTTGAGTGTTGATCGTAGGGAGACAACAGAAGCAACTATGGAAACT GTCAAACTGACACTGGAAATGAGGCATTTGGGGGTGGTTGGAATTGACCTATCTGGGAATCCAAAGGTTGGCGAATGGTATGTCAATCTATCAAGGACTCTAGCGTAG
- the LOC112723271 gene encoding N6-mAMP deaminase isoform X2 gives MEWWMSMPKVELHAHLNGSIRGSTLLELARALWDKGLIDFSQVEHVILKNDRSLTEVFKLFDVIRILTTDHMTVTRIANKVVEDFASEKVVYLELRTTPKKNDSQGMSKRSYVEAVLEGIRSVSSVDVALIPYIEDPRNLLDPLHAATNDKCNGNSRKKIFVRLLLSVDRRETTEATMETVKLTLEMRHLGVVGIDLSGNPKVGEWYVNLSRTLA, from the exons atggagtgGTGGATGTCAATGCCAAAGGTGGAACTCCATGCTCACCTCAATGGATCCATCAGAGGCTCCACTCTCCT AGAACTCGCTAGAGCTTTGTGGGACAAGGGTCTAATAGATTTTTCCCAAGTGGAGCATGTTATCCTTAAAA ATGATCGTTCATTGACTGAGGTGTTCAAGTTGTTTGATGTGATCCGCATTCTTACTACTGATCACATGACTGTTACAAGAATTGCGAATAAA GTTGTTGAAGATTTCGCATCAGAAAAGGTTGTCTATCTCGAATTGAGAACCACCCCAAAG AAAAACGATTCCCAAGGAATGAGCAAACGTTCTTATGTTGAAGCTGTATTGGAAGGGATAAGATCTGTCAGCTCAGTTGATGTGGCTTTAATTCCTTATATTGAGGATCCTAGAAATCTTTTAGATCCTCTGCACGCAGCAACAAATGATAAATGTAATGGAAATAGTAGGAAGAAAATCTTTGTTAGGCTTCTCTTGAGTGTTGATCGTAGGGAGACAACAGAAGCAACTATGGAAACT GTCAAACTGACACTGGAAATGAGGCATTTGGGGGTGGTTGGAATTGACCTATCTGGGAATCCAAAGGTTGGCGAATGGTATGTCAATCTATCAAGGACTCTAGCGTAG